Part of the Chitinophagales bacterium genome is shown below.
TTGGCCGTTATGACAGTGAGAAGGGGATGGAACTCAGCGGACTCGGCACGTCACCGGATGCCTTTAATTTCATCCGTACACTTTCATTTGATAGCCTGAAATTTAAATTGGGAGAAAACGGGACCGGTCCTACAGATCATACTTCATTCTACTATGCAAATATTCCTGTATTGAATTTCTTTACAGGTACACATGAAGATTATCATAAGCCTTCTGATGATGCGGAGAAGATCAATTATAAAGCTGAAGCCTCCATTGTGCAGTTGATTGCCACCATCGTCACACAGCTTGATGATGATACTGCACCGCTTCCCTTTGTGAAAACCAAAGAAACCGAGAATGCCGATATCCCGCAGTTTAAAGTAAGGCTGGGCATCATTCCCGACTATCTTTATGATGGTACAGGTTTGCGCGTCGATGGTGTTGATGAAGGAAAACCTGCTGCGCTGGCCGGTATTAAGAAAGGAGATATTATCCTGGCTATCGGCGATTATCAGGTAGCTGACATCATGGCGTATATGAAAGCACTGGCAGCATTTCAGAAAGGCGAGAGCACAACCATTATCGTTAAGCGGGGCGATATGAATGTTGAGTTAAAGGCAACCTTTTAATGAAAGCATTATTAGCAGAACAGCTGATTGCTTTCATGGTAAAACTGTTGCAATCTGTCCGGCTGTATGTCAGCACTTGCTGCACCGCAGCCTGTTATGATGCAGGATACCGGTTGGCAGACACAGCACCATCTCTCCTCCGGTTCCGCTAACAACAATCTTATGGCTGCTCCATTGCTGCTTCATATTGAAACATCATCTCCGGTTTGCTCCGTAGCATTGAGCCTTGGTAGTTCCCTGCTTTCGCTGAAGGAAACAACGGAGCATGCAAATCATGCAGCAATGCTGATAGTCATGATTGAACAGGTTTTGCAGGAAGCGAAATACGATGCCAAAATGCTGGATGCAATTGTACTCAGCGCAGGCCCGGGCTCTTATACCGGACTTCGGATTGGCACTGCCACCGCCAAGGGTATGTGCTATGCATTGAATAAGCCCCTGATTGCTGTGGATTCATTGCAGGCATTAGCAAACGGGATGCGTGCAAATGTCGGTGAACGGAAGTGCATTTATTGTCCAACCATTGATGCAAGAAGGAATGAGATTTACTATGGATTGTATTCGCACAATGTGGACATCATTCGTCCTCCTGTAAATCACATTTTAGCGCCCGGATTCTTAAGTGATATGCAGGGTGATGAAAAAATATTAATAGGCGGCAGCGGCGCCACAAAATGCCGGCAATTTGTATCGGTGCATCGCCCGGAGTTTGATGAAATTACAACGCCTTCCGCCAAATGGATGATCCAATGGGGTGATAGAATGTTTGCCAGTGCAGCCTTCACGGATCCCATATATTTTGAACCCCACTATATAAAGCCGGCTTTTGTCACTTCGGCAAAGAAGATATTATGAATGAGATGTCCTCTCCAGGTATTATTAAGGTACCTGGTATTATTGCCGGTTAAATCTGCTGAAGATTAATGCCCTCTAATACTGCATCAACAGGATAGATAAGGTGCCGGATAACGCTGTTGCCAGTTATCAGCGTACTTTGAAATAGTATAACCGGGCCATACAGTCATTATCATTTGAAATATCCTGCTAAATTGACACATTACGGCTTATTGTTATTCCCCGTTGATGCCGGCCATTTGCTCATTCAGTAATAAAAATTGCCTGTTGGGTAGTATTTGAGTCTATGACATAAGGCTTATATTAAAATAACCTTCATTTTTGCATATTAATTAGCAGATTTTAAAACCCTTCGGCATTGAATTTGTTAATTATACGTGCCTTTATTTTTCAATTGAGTTAAATTTTTAAACATGGCTAAAACAGTTCCTGAACTTACCCTCGTTTCAAAAAACGGAAGTTCAAAAGCACCTATCAAAATAGATTACAGCGCCCTGAAAAAGGCTGCCGGTGTGTTACGTGCGGTGAATCATAAACTTCGCCAATCAATGATCAAGCTGCTGGAAGATCACGGAAAAATGACAGTGACGGAGATCTACGTGAAATTGCGGCTTGAGCAATCAGTGGCTTCACAACACCTTGCCATACTCCGGAATGCGGAAGTTGTTCAGACAGAACGCGAAGGCAAGTTTATTTACTATTCTCTGAATGAGGATCGTATTGCAGAACTTGCTGATCTGGTTGAAGAACTCGCAAATTAATTCCCTACGGCTTGTGCTTATGAGTCCCGTCTTTATATTGTAAAAGACGGGCTGAGAGGCAGATCGTAACTTCAGTCAAACGAAAAGAATATTATTTTTTGCTACGTTTGCAGCCGTAGTTAAAAAATCATTGCCTTTAAGTAAACTATTTATCCTTCTTTTCGTTATACGTGTGAATTTCTAAAACCAACATACACAAATGGCTGAAACATTATTGCTTGATTATGCATTGGCAAAAAAGGGATTGAGCCGGATTAAAGCGCTCGCTCATCCATTACGTCTTTCTATTATCACTTTTATTGATAAGAATGGTGAGATCAATGTAAATAAGATTTACCGTTCTCTGCGACTGGAACAATCTATTACATCACAACATCTGAAAATACTGCGTACCGCTGAACTGGTAAAGTACCGTCGCGATGGCAAACGCATTTTCTATTCGATTCACTATGCTAACGTGAAACAACTGATGAATATCGTTAGAAAGTTTGAGTCGAAAAAGTAATATCTTCGCGCCCGGTAACGGATCTCCTTTCCCCGGTATCAGGTGTTAAATGAAAGTAGAACAACTTTACACGAATTGCCTTTCAGAGGCCGCCTATTTCATAGAGTCAAACGGTGAAGCGGCAGTAATTGACCCTCTTCGGGACTATCAGAGCTATATTGACCTGGCAGCGCAAAAAGGCGTGGCTATCAAATATATCTTTGAAACGCACTTTCATGCTGATTTTGTTTCAGGCCACATTGATCTTTCTAAGAAAACCGGTGCTCCAATTGTCTACGGACCCGAGACCACCACGAGTTATCCTGTTATTGTTGCGGCAAACCATCAGCGGTTTAAGATAGGCGCCATTGACATCGAAGTAATACATACGCCGGGGCATACGCCGGAATCAACCTGCTACTTGCTTCGGGATGAATCAGGAGAACCCTACTGTATCTTTTCCGGCGACACTTTATTTGTGGGTGATGTGGGCAGACCCGATCTGTTTGGTGCCGCAATCAGCAAAGAAGAGTTGGCCTCCCGTATGTATGATTCGCTGAATGAAGTTAAAAAGCTTCCTGATCATGTGATAGTGTATCCGGCACATGGACCGGGATCTTCCTGCGGAAAAAATATCGGCAAAGAAACCTGGAGTACCATTGGTCAGCAAAAGAAGCTGAACTATGCACTGCAGGACATTAGCCGCGAAGATTTCATAAAAGCTATTACAACCGGCCTGTCACGTCCGCCGCAGTATTTTCCTTTAAATGCAAAGATTAACAAACAAGGTTATGCCCCTCTTGATGATATCTTGCATAAAAGCATGCGCCCGCTATCACCCGAAGCATTTATGCATGAAATGGAGAAGGGGACGCTGGTAATTGACACCCGGCATGAAAGCGTATTTGAAAAGGGATTTGTTCCGGGCTCAGTATTTATTGGCCTGAACGGCCGTTTTGCAGAATGGGTGGGAACGCTGGTAAACATAGATGAACCGGTTCTGCTGGTAACTGAACCTGGAAAAGAAAAGGAAGCGATAATCAGGATGTCGAGAGTAGGTTATGACAACGTGATTGGTTTTCTTGAAGGCGGGTTTGACAACTGGAAAAATAAGGGAAACGCCTGTGATATGGTAATATCCATTGATGCGGAAGAATTTAATCTGGACTATAAGCACGACAGTATTAACGTGGTGGATGTGAGAAAAGAAAGCGAATATGAGAATGGTCATGTAGAAGGTGCGGTAAATGTAGTGCTGCAGCAGTTTGATGAGCAACTCAGTAAATTAGCTGACAAGGAAGATCTGTACATACATTGCCAGGCCGGTTACCGCTCTATGATAGCCGCATCGCTGCTTAAACGAAATGGTATTCACAGCTTAAAAAATATTTTAGGCGGATGGCAGGCTATTGCCAAAACCGATATCCCCGTCGAATTGCCAAAGTTTTCGGTTTCCTGAGAATTACCACACATTTACTGCAGGCAATTGTTGCATAACCAGCCAGGTGGCGTATTAATTTTCATAGTGTGCAGTGAACCTTCAGGCGGCGCATCTGCACTATAATGATGCATCCCATTATATGACTGCGGCATTGTAATGAAAATAAAAGTTTATCACTTCAGGCAGCAGCGTCCCATTAATTGATACCAAACAGTCACCATCGTACGAGTATGCCTGCCGGTTACTTACCATGGTGATCTCATTTTTAAGTGTTAAACATGATACGCCGGATAACGTGTTTTGCAATGTATCTCATAGCATCAAAACATAAATCTTGTTAGTTTTACAAGTATAATTACGTTTTGTGACGAAGAAGACAAAAAGATATATCAGGAATGGCGCCATAGGCCTCGTAATATTTTTTATTTTAATTATTACAGGAGGTTACCTGCTTGCCAAAATGTATAAGAACGAAATCCTGGCGGAAGTCAACCGGTCCATAAGCGATAAAATAAGTGGCACCCTTGAAATCAAAGACATTGATTTCACTGTCTTGCATAACTTTCCAAGTTTCTCGCTTACCCTTCAGGATGCTGTATTGCGAGATTCACTGTATCCGGTACACCATGTTGAACTATTTCATGCAAAAAAAATTACCCTTCAGCTTATACTGAGAAGACTCCTGTTAGGTGAATTGAAACTGAAGAGTATCACCATCTCCGATGCTTCCGTTTCGCTTGTAAAAATGAAAAACGGATACAGTAATACCAGTATCATCCGGAAAAATTCAGCGGCCCCTAAAGACACTGCATCCCAATCTTCTTTCACGGCATCCATTGATAAGGTATTATGGAAGAATGTGCAATTCAGCATGGTGGATTCCGCGAAAAACAAATGGTTCAAAATTCAGTTTAAAGACTTGGAACAGAAACTTGATATGTCACCCGCGCATATCAACGATAAGATGACAGGGACAATCTATTTTGGGGGACTTGCCTTCAATGCCGACAAAGGCAGTTACCTCACCAATAAGACCGTGAAAGTTGAGCTGAATGCTGATTTTAATATTGCAGAAAAGAAGCTGACACTGACTTCTTCCACGCTTGAAGTTGACAAGAAAAAACTGCTCCTGCGTGGCAATTTCACCTTCAGCGATACCTCGCACATGCATCTTGAAATAGATGCTCCTGACATATCTGTTGAACAGGCAAATTCGATTGTGACGCAGCACATTGCCGCAAAACTGATTGTATTTAAGTTTGAAAAACCGCTCATCGCCGCTATCAGGATTGACGGACCTTTGTATCCCGGAAGTAAGCCTGCCGTAGATGTATTTTTCAAGACAACCGACAACGTGCTGAGCATGAAAACCAAAACATTTACAGAAGTGAATGCATTGGGCTGGTTTATGAATCATGCCGATTCCACACAAATAAACGATGATCACAATTCAAAGGTGATATTAGCCCGGTTTAATGCCAACCTCGGTGGTATTCCCATTAAGTCGAAGGTGGCCATCACCGATCTTATCAAGCCTTCGATGCTGATGAATGCTAATGTGAATATGGACCTTGCAGAGGTCTATGGAATTGTGGATACCTCGAAATTCCTCTTCAATTCCGGAAAACTGGACATTGCTTTTAAATATGACGGCAAGCTGATGGAATATGTTGATACCATTACCAACCGTTTCCTTGCAGAAATTACAGGGAGCGTTCACCTCAGCAATGCATCGTTTGAGTATGTGCCGCGCCGTTTTGTTTTTTCCGATGTAAATGCTGTTATGTTGTTTGGAGATTCCATGCTTAAGATTAATGAGCTGCGCATGAAGGTGAATGAAAATGCAATAAGTGTAACGGGCCAGGTTATTCATTTTATCCCGTTTCTGTTTGTGCCGGGGCAATCACTTTTTGCAGACCTGATGGTAAAAGCCGGTGTCATCAACTTCAACAACTTTGCATCGGACAGTAAGGCCGCGAAGACAGCCCCGAAAAAAAGCGCCGGCAAGAAGAAGAAATCTTCGCAAAAACAAATCAATAATTCTATTGATAACATCTTTAAGACAATGCAGGCAGACATTCTGCTGGAGGCAGACAAGGTTATTTCAGGTAAGTTTTCCGCCAGCGATATTGGCGGACATATCGTTATGAATGAAGATTTCCTGCGGTTCAACAACCTGCAAATGAATACCTCGGGCGGAACGTTTTTATTAAACGGCGGCATAACAAACCTGCAGAAAGCGCCCTATAAGATGGCTATAACCGCTTCTATAGGTAACGCGGATATCAGTTCACTCTTCTACTCTTTCAACAATTTTAATCAGAAGGCCATCACAAATGACAATCTGAAAGGCCGGCTTACTGCCAATATTAATTTCAGCAGCCTCCTTAAAAAGGATTACGCCGTTGACCCGCAATCGATGCGCGGCACGATCAAAATGTCAATCAGAAACGGAGCGCTGGTGAACCTGGAAGGCCTCGACAAGATTTCGGAGTACGTTTTCAAGAACAGGGATTTCAGCAATATTGAATTTGCGCAGTTAAAGGATACCATAACCATCAATGGGCAGAAGATGACGCTTTCACGCATGCAAATTCAATCCAATGTAGCTACGTTATATGTGGAGGGCACATATGGATTTAACGGTGGTACGGACATCAGTATTCAGATACCGCTGAGCAATCTGAAGAAGCGCGGGAAAGATTACAAACCCACTAACGTAAGTGCCGATACTAAACTTGGTGCCAGCGTTTTCCTGCGCATGCGTGATGGGGCAGATGGTAAGATTCAGGTGGCTTATGATCCGCTAAAGGATTATTATAAAGACAAAGACCTTGCATCCGGCTCATCTCAAAATACCATCGCCGGTGAGAACAAGAACAGTAATTCGGCGTTGCCCGCAGACAGTACGGAAGAAAAGAAAAATAAGAAGAAGCAGAAAAAGTAATTTTTGAAGGATGCTTCCACCTTCAGATTAGTTCCGCACGGAAGATATTATCTCCTGATGCCGTTAGGCAATTAATGTCCGGTTACATTGAAAATTGAGTGGTTATTGCACCACTAATTTTTTGACGAGCCCGGTTCCGTCAATAGTTGCTTTAATAAAATATATGCCCGGAGGTAGCATTCCTGTTTCCAACGGGAAGAAATATCGGCCGGCGACAAGTCCTTCCGGCTGTATTTCCTTCAGCAGCACTCCTCTTATGGAAAATAACTGCAGCCGGATTTTGGATGAAGCATCAGACAAGCTAAGTTGAATGACTGCCGCCGTGGAGGACGGGCTGGAAAGAATTTGCAGAAAATTGCCGTTACTGAATGGCGTGGCAATGCCAACAGCATAATTATTAAATCCCGGTGTTGGTGCGGCAAGGTTGCCAAAAGGGCCGGTGCCATTGGGCAATCTTCCAACAGCAACATCTGTTGCCTGCACTCCAAAACTGAAGGTATCGATTGCAGCAAAATGTTCTTCCGCAGAGGCAAATAGCCCTATTTGTTCTCCATCTGCATTGAGGCTGAAATTTGAATGATCAAAGCCTTGTTCAGGATCATTGTCGGTCCAGAAGAGAAGGTATGCATCGGCGTTGAGGGTGATGGCCGGCATGCGCCACTTTGACGGATCCTGGAAATCATCGGTCAGGTATTTATTGCCAAGATAAACCGGTACAGTACCGGCATTATACAGTTCAACATAATCATCAAACTCCCCTGCGTTGTCACCGATCACCGTATTATTTGCTGCAAGAAACTCATTGATATAAATAGCTGGTGGTTCAAATCCAATCTTAATGCGCGATTCGCCGCACAATGGATGCCGCGAGGTGATACTACTATTGTCGGTTGCCTCCAGGTGATAATAGAGATAACCATTAACGGCGACCGATGGAAGTTGAACGCCGTAAAGCGCATCGCCCGATAATCCATCATTATGCAGCCCATCATCAAAGAGTGAAGCTGATGTAAAGGAAAGTGAATCGGTGCCGTAAAAAATCTTCACGCTGCTGACGCTTACATTATCAAATGCCGTAACCATAACATTAATTTCTTCCCCTGCTTCGGGCAACACCGGATCAAAACGTTCATCACGCAGCACCGGCACAATATTGTTTAATGCCAGCTCCGATTGTGCCGCAGTTTTCCGCGCCGCAATAAAATTCTTGACCCCGTAAGGAGTGTGGCCATCGATGCCATTGCTGCCAAATGAATTCAGAAAATCATTATCCGTGTAACCCCAATCGTAACCTTTGTATTCATCTTCCAGGGCAGCATCGGTAATCAGGTTTTTCATGCTGTCAATATGCGGCCCTATGCTGACAGGATTGAGTACGGTATTCACCAGCAGGTTGAGGTAATAGCTGTAGCGGTCTTTATATTCCGGCACATCGAGCAGGCGCGATACCAATGGCCTTTCAATCGCATTTTCCCAGCTGTAAACAGATCGCGTGGTCCAGTCAATGCCAATCCAGTCAACGCCAAAAGTATTATCGCAGTCGTATGCAATAAATTCAAGCTTATCAGTAAAAGGATTATGATAGAGATAATAATTGTTTTTGTTAAATGCATAGTCATCCCAGTTACCGGATGCCACATCCATGGCATAGGCACGTAAAAATGCATCCACATCAAAAACTTTTTCCAGCGCACAGGGAAGATCACTTAATGATGACTGATTAAGCACCGTGATAAACTGGACAAGGTCGCTGTAATCATCGGCCGGCTGATTGTTTTGCAGGTCATATGCCCTGCCGCCGGTTGCAGCGGCTGACTGTATAGATTTATAGGCCTGCTGATCCGGACCTTCGTAGGTAAGATCACTGGGATAGGTGCATTTATACCGGTTGCCGCTGTCATCACCAAATCGTTCTTTGCACCAGTTTTCATCCATCTCCTCCAAATTTGTATAAAGTCCATAATAGAGATCATTGATGTAAACGCGCACGAAAGAACTTCTCCTTGCAGGCATTCCGAATTTATTCCATGCATCGTAAAATAACTTTTCACGCACCATACTTGGGTCATTATGTGAACCATTCAGATTTAACTTTTCAAATCCTTCGTATTTTCTTCCCGGATCATAGGTGTTGAAAGAAACCTTAAACGATTTTTTAGCCGAATAGCGGGAGGTATTGCCCCGCAGCCTGAAACCGGTGTTGGACAGTGTATCGCGTTGCGTGCCATCATCATAGATGAATATGACCTTGTATTCATGATTGCTTTCCACGTAGGTATATAATGCAGCGAGCGAATCTTCATCTATGATAATGTATATGCTGTTCACTTTCGATACATCAAACAATGGATTAAATGGCAATGATTGCGCGTGAACAGTAGCAATAGAGAACAGTAACAATAATGTGAATGAATATTTCAAAGGAAGAGATCTTGGCAGGTAAAGTTAGCGGATAATAACGAATGCCATATGGGTCCGCAATATTACTGATCGATCATTCCCCGCTGACGAGTTAACTGCATTCAAGGCCGATTGGAGCTATCAGACAGCGTGCACTCCGCTTTAATCCTGATCACGCATTAGCGGTGTTCAAAAGATTGAGGTGGACCACTTAGTGTTTTTATGCCCGGCAGATACAATATGCTGATAAATCGGATGATGATTGGATAAACGGGATTTGCAACAGGGTAATACATCACCTGATTTGACAGAGCAAATTAAGAATATTTCAAAGCTTTATGAATTCCACCCGCCTGTTAAGTGCTTTATTAGTGCTGTTGTCATTGGGCGCAACCGGTTGCGCTGCCCCCTTGCCATCGATTTCCATACGTGATGCATCAATTCCGAAATTGCCGGTGAGTTCATTCTTCACGGCGGCAGCCCTTCGTTTTGAAAGATCGAGGTTGGCGGCAGCATTACCATCAGCATCCGTATGTCCTACAATTTTTATCCGCACTGACGGGTTTTCGCTGAGAACGTCAGCTATACTCTTTAGCGTGCCATATGATTCAGGTTTCACCACATCTTTGTTTACATCGAAGTAGATTCCATAGGTGACCAGCTTACCTTCTGTAAGTAGTTTACTGCGCATGTCGGGATTGCCAATGGCAATTCGCACATTGCTGATGAGTGCTGCTCCGTCTTCAAACCGAATCCTGTCCATCTTAACCGTGCTCACTGGAAATGCTTTCGGCAGGTCGAATAATTTGGTTTCATTCTGATACAGTCTTATCCTGGATTTCTGCACCCATATAGAGATGTGATATTTTTGATTAATTTTTTCGAAGAGGTTCTTGTCTTCTTTAACTCCGCTCAATGCCAGTCCCTGGCCTTCATTGCCATTGATATACGTGCTGTAACCCGGCCTTCCGAAATATTCGCATTTAAACTGAAAGCCTGCCTTGCCCGGCACGGATCCGGGGTCGAATGACTTTTCGTTGATGCTTTGCATCAGGCGGAAGTGATAGCCGGCCATTCCCGCATCTTCTCCTTTGATAGGTATAATATCAAATTCAATGGTATAATTTTCCGGAAGGTTGAGCAATGCCTCCGTCCACACTGAATTCCGGGAAATTACCTGCATCCAGTGTCCGTCATACAGATTATTGGTGACGATTTCGGCAGAACCGTTAGTGTTCCAGGCAACAGGTAAGTCACCAACATTATCCTGGCTGAAATCATCGTAAAAGATCACCCTTTCGCCGGCCACAAAATCAAACTTTGAATATGTTTGCAAGACAGACTCTTGCTTTTGTGTGACAGCGACAGCGGTATCCGTTTGCGCAGCAGTTTCTTGTTTTATTCCGGTGTTTTGCGTTTTTTCAACCGGACCGGAGTTAGTTTTATCCAGCAAGAGGCTGTCAATTGCCGCGTCAGTTTTTTTATCAATCGCCTGGTTGGTTTTCTTTATCATTTTTCCTTCCAGCATTTTTTGCGGATTAACAATCTGCGCTGTGCTGCTTGAAGCGGCGAACAGGAACAGGAATAAGAAGCAGTGAATACACGGTTTCATATCACATTTTTTCTTCAAAATTACATGTGCAGTAAATGGATTTTACTGATATAGATCAGTTGTGGTATGAAATGCAACAGAACGGAAGTAAGGGTTAACCGGCTTCGCAAAACCTGAAGTTACTTCAGCGCATAGCCGGACTGATTTTTGCTTTTTCCCTTGCATAATTTATAAAATCAAAACAATGCAATAGTTGTTTTGCACAATGATTTTCGCCAATTGAAAGCGATTGCAAATCCTTGCTGAGATTAATCATCATAGTACGCCTCTCCTTTCTCAGGTTGGCTTTACCGTGAATTCCGGTTAAATGCTTGAGCAATATTCTTTCCAGCAGATATTCCTTCCCGTTTTTCTTGCGTATAAAGCCGGTCAATTGCCTGCATTGATATTCAAGTTCATCAAACTTTCCAGATTCAAACAATATGAAAAGGAATACAAGACGTGTACAGTCGTATAACTCTCTCCTGGAGGCCGTGGCGCTGCTGTTTAATATCATCCTGCAATAATCCCATGCATTTATTAAGTCCTTTTGTTGGAAATAAGACAACATGAGTAAGTATTTCAGGCCCCTGCCTTCACCGCCCTCCTCCAGTATTGCTTCATGCTTTGCGTGAAACTGCATCACTTCATCTGTTACAGCAACTATGTAATGTTTTTTCGCATCCAGGTAATGGCAGGCAAGCCACAAAGAATAGTATTTGCCACCAACTACTGCATGCCCATGATAATTATTCAGCCATAATTTTCTCATTTCCGGCAGCCACTTTTTGCATTCATCAAGCCGTTTGCTGTCGAGACATGCAGCGAGGTAAGCTACAAAGCCAATCAGGTATTCCTGCGGACGTCGTTTTGAGAAGTTAACCGTTCCATCTTGCATCAGTTTCCAGCAATTTTCCGCTGCTGAAAAGGCCTGCTCATATTCACCCTTCAGTTTGTAGAGATAGTAGCGGGAAAGGTGCATAAAACACCTGGATGAGACGGGGAGATCACTTAGGTCTTTTTCATAAACGGGCGACTGCAGGAGATCGTTTACGCGCTGAACTTCTTCGGCTGACCTTAACAGGAAACTGATACGGGTAATTTTTGCCACTTCCACATATTGACGGTATATCTCCGTGATATGAAGAATTTTTTGTGCATTCCTTACCATACTGTCCCCAATACCGGAGAAGTTGATGTTATGATTCTTGTAAAGGCCCGTATTGGCGAAAAATGCTTTATACTGCAATATGACGCCCTCAATGTATAACTGGTTTTGCTCCCTGGCCCAATCTTCCACCTCCGACAGCACAGACAATGCTTCAGGAAAGAGTTTACGGTAATGAAGCATGCCGGCCCAACGCAGCTTTCCCAGCATTACAATGGCCTGGTTCTCGGTTTCCCGGTTGGCAAGACTGGTTAATATCGTTTCATATAATTCATTCTTTCTGACAGACAGATTGGGAATCTTCTGGCCAAGCTTTTTTTCATCATAATTTTCCAGCGGCATATGTTCCATTGCCTTAAATAACTGCATGAGGATATTCTTCCCTCCTTTTCTATAGTGAATGGCGGTTCTAAGGACATACCTTTTTTCTTCCTTACTTAATGCCTGTATAAGAAAAAATAAAGATTTGGAACTCGTTTTCATTCGCAGCAGAAGCTGTTATGCTTACTGTGGCAGCAATCTAATTAATTCCAGTCTTATCGGCAGAAAATTTCAACGCAGGCAACTGCAAATTTTAATTAATCATCGGTGTGTTCCCGAAGCAGTTCAACCTCATTTCACACCGGAATGGCACTTACAAATTTTAACTTAATGCAAAAAAGGGGACAATTCCCGGTTGCAGATTACCGCTATGTTTGAAGTCCTACCTGTTTTACCCAGTTGATAAAGGCTATATGATCCTCAAACGTATGGGGATCATTTTTATTAATCCGACCAGAAGATAGCTTCGGTAGCCGGATAACCTGAATAAAATTTGCAGCAGCTAAAATCGTTTGATGCTCTGTGGAATAATTTATAATTTGACATCTTAGTGTTTAAGCGCGTAATTGACACCAAAAAAAATCAGATTTTGCTGACCGATAATTATCAGTTGTTGCTTAAGAAACTGGACGAGTTTACAAGAAAATTCTATGTAAACCAGCTAATCCGCGGAACTATCTATGCAAGCGCACTATTGCTGGCGGCATTCCTCCTGATTAATCTGCTTGAGTACTTCATTTACTTTTCTACCGTCATCCGGTCTGTTCTTTTTTTTGGGTTCCTGGGCGGAGGTGCTTTCATCATTATTCGCTGGATCATACTTCCGTTGCTGCATTACTTCCGTCTTGGCAAAATTATATCCCATGAAAAGGCCGCAGCCATCATTGGTGAACATTTCCAGGAAGTGCAGGACCGCTTAATCAATATCCTTCAGTTGCACCAACAGGTCTCCGCCACTGAAGATGCTTC
Proteins encoded:
- the tsaB gene encoding tRNA (adenosine(37)-N6)-threonylcarbamoyltransferase complex dimerization subunit type 1 TsaB — translated: MSALAAPQPVMMQDTGWQTQHHLSSGSANNNLMAAPLLLHIETSSPVCSVALSLGSSLLSLKETTEHANHAAMLIVMIEQVLQEAKYDAKMLDAIVLSAGPGSYTGLRIGTATAKGMCYALNKPLIAVDSLQALANGMRANVGERKCIYCPTIDARRNEIYYGLYSHNVDIIRPPVNHILAPGFLSDMQGDEKILIGGSGATKCRQFVSVHRPEFDEITTPSAKWMIQWGDRMFASAAFTDPIYFEPHYIKPAFVTSAKKIL
- a CDS encoding metalloregulator ArsR/SmtB family transcription factor, giving the protein MAKTVPELTLVSKNGSSKAPIKIDYSALKKAAGVLRAVNHKLRQSMIKLLEDHGKMTVTEIYVKLRLEQSVASQHLAILRNAEVVQTEREGKFIYYSLNEDRIAELADLVEELAN
- a CDS encoding metalloregulator ArsR/SmtB family transcription factor, which gives rise to MAETLLLDYALAKKGLSRIKALAHPLRLSIITFIDKNGEINVNKIYRSLRLEQSITSQHLKILRTAELVKYRRDGKRIFYSIHYANVKQLMNIVRKFESKK
- a CDS encoding MBL fold metallo-hydrolase, with product MKVEQLYTNCLSEAAYFIESNGEAAVIDPLRDYQSYIDLAAQKGVAIKYIFETHFHADFVSGHIDLSKKTGAPIVYGPETTTSYPVIVAANHQRFKIGAIDIEVIHTPGHTPESTCYLLRDESGEPYCIFSGDTLFVGDVGRPDLFGAAISKEELASRMYDSLNEVKKLPDHVIVYPAHGPGSSCGKNIGKETWSTIGQQKKLNYALQDISREDFIKAITTGLSRPPQYFPLNAKINKQGYAPLDDILHKSMRPLSPEAFMHEMEKGTLVIDTRHESVFEKGFVPGSVFIGLNGRFAEWVGTLVNIDEPVLLVTEPGKEKEAIIRMSRVGYDNVIGFLEGGFDNWKNKGNACDMVISIDAEEFNLDYKHDSINVVDVRKESEYENGHVEGAVNVVLQQFDEQLSKLADKEDLYIHCQAGYRSMIAASLLKRNGIHSLKNILGGWQAIAKTDIPVELPKFSVS
- a CDS encoding AsmA-like C-terminal region-containing protein, whose protein sequence is MTKKTKRYIRNGAIGLVIFFILIITGGYLLAKMYKNEILAEVNRSISDKISGTLEIKDIDFTVLHNFPSFSLTLQDAVLRDSLYPVHHVELFHAKKITLQLILRRLLLGELKLKSITISDASVSLVKMKNGYSNTSIIRKNSAAPKDTASQSSFTASIDKVLWKNVQFSMVDSAKNKWFKIQFKDLEQKLDMSPAHINDKMTGTIYFGGLAFNADKGSYLTNKTVKVELNADFNIAEKKLTLTSSTLEVDKKKLLLRGNFTFSDTSHMHLEIDAPDISVEQANSIVTQHIAAKLIVFKFEKPLIAAIRIDGPLYPGSKPAVDVFFKTTDNVLSMKTKTFTEVNALGWFMNHADSTQINDDHNSKVILARFNANLGGIPIKSKVAITDLIKPSMLMNANVNMDLAEVYGIVDTSKFLFNSGKLDIAFKYDGKLMEYVDTITNRFLAEITGSVHLSNASFEYVPRRFVFSDVNAVMLFGDSMLKINELRMKVNENAISVTGQVIHFIPFLFVPGQSLFADLMVKAGVINFNNFASDSKAAKTAPKKSAGKKKKSSQKQINNSIDNIFKTMQADILLEADKVISGKFSASDIGGHIVMNEDFLRFNNLQMNTSGGTFLLNGGITNLQKAPYKMAITASIGNADISSLFYSFNNFNQKAITNDNLKGRLTANINFSSLLKKDYAVDPQSMRGTIKMSIRNGALVNLEGLDKISEYVFKNRDFSNIEFAQLKDTITINGQKMTLSRMQIQSNVATLYVEGTYGFNGGTDISIQIPLSNLKKRGKDYKPTNVSADTKLGASVFLRMRDGADGKIQVAYDPLKDYYKDKDLASGSSQNTIAGENKNSNSALPADSTEEKKNKKKQKK